The Silene latifolia isolate original U9 population chromosome X, ASM4854445v1, whole genome shotgun sequence genome contains the following window.
ttcattccgtttcaatttgtttctgcaaacaataatttcatccaagtaataaaataattcgattacttagaccgtgtcttatttaatcatatttacaataagatacgtaaattatactcacaaaatcatccgtcaattttaagcaatttaattaactcgtatcggtatacgattaattaaataatcaattaagagtatttccctataggtatgacctaaggggatcaactgatcaccaccgtcgcactacgtaatgtcaaactctagtcacccaatcattaccgatatgtgtggaccagttgactgtaaaatattacatcccacatgtattcttagaatgagatttaataatgatatttaaatcatttgatcgcactattgttgaggacacatttcccaacatataaaccctcgctgaaaagacgctactcgatcgagtaactcacttactcgatcgagtggctcctactcgatcgagtacccaagctactcgatcgagtagcctctactctattgaGTACCACACACTCCTAAGGTTAAACAAGACACAAGGCACCTCTTGCACGCATTCCTAAAGGTTATCACCGGCCCCAAAGGTCGGTCAAGGTTGGTCAacgagtccctaaaaggacgggtattacagggTCTCCCAATGGCGATTGCCGATTAGTACTAATAGGTTTTTATATGTTTTGTTTTCGTTAGTAGTGAAGACCACCCATGAAAACTTCATATTGTGgattgtttatttgtttttgatTCCAGCTTTGTCCTGCATAGAAGTTTATATGGAGTACGAATTACTCTCATGTGTGATAAATCAATCAACCATTTAAGTAAAATGAGGAATGCACAAGTATTGGGTGATTTTAGTGTTTTACATGTGAGACTGTCTTATACGAGACTGGCTTATTTTTCCTTAATGTCATATAGCTTGAGCCAATCATACCTATGGTTGAAGTATTTTGGTCTCTACTGAGGGCAGCTATCCCAACAGTTGTGGCGGGCCAAGCTTGGAGGATCAAGAGAAGGCGGGATGAAGAGGACAGAATAAAGAGCGCAAGGGGCCGGAAAAGGAATTCGGATGACATATTTGTTTGTGAAAGAGTTTGCACCTCAAAGCGAATGTTCAAAAAGGTGGGTGCTTTCTCGAAAGACCCAATTCCTGAGACCTGTGTGACTGTCTCTGGAGTTTCACAGCTTGATGCATGCTCTGACGCATGTGCGCGTACTGTCTGTGTTAACCAACATCATGTTCTTAA
Protein-coding sequences here:
- the LOC141621392 gene encoding uncharacterized protein At5g64816-like, translating into MVEVFWSLLRAAIPTVVAGQAWRIKRRRDEEDRIKSARGRKRNSDDIFVCERVCTSKRMFKKVGAFSKDPIPETCVTVSGVSQLDACSDACARTVCVNQHHVLNWNDVCLRRCQSECLKLSASRSS